The Leucothrix mucor DSM 2157 DNA window CATTTAACTGCCTTGAACCAATAACTTTGAACACGTCTCTTTGTAAGTAGCTTTCCGTACGCTGCTGTATGAGTCGCTGACCAACCATCAGCATTGTGCTCTATCCAGGACTCAGCAGCATCTTGGAAGGAGTTATTTTCAAGTGAGTTTTCTCGACCTGCTTTTTTATAGCTGGATCAGTACCATTCGAGAGGTCATTACGCGCAACACCGAATAGCTCACGAGCAAGCTTTAAACCTATAGCAGGATAATTGCCAATGGTGAGTGTTTTGCTTTTACCTGCAAAGCGATAGTGATAACGCCATGACTTAGCACCACCAGGCATAATGAAGAAGTGAAGCCCTCCCCCATCAGCAAGTGAATACCTCTTATCTCGCGGTTTGGCCGCTTTGAGGTCAGGGTCAGATAGTTTTTTGGTAGTGTATTTAGCCATAATGCATGTACCAGCAAGCAATAAAAAAACAATACATGCATTCGTACATGCATTTTAATTTGATTACAAGCAGCTTACTTAGGGGGCTAGTAGTGCATTAAAGAACATAACACACTGTTTCTTAAGAGATAACTGACCTAGCTAGTAGGCCAGTTATTCAAATTTGGCGGAGAGAGAGGGATTCGAACCCTCGGTAAGCTATTAACCTACACACGCTTTCCAGGCGTGCTCCTTAAGCCACTCGGACACCTCTCCGTAACGACAACACTGTTAAGCAATGCTGTCGAGGGGCGGCAGATTACCGCACTTTTATGAGTTTGACAAGTCAATCTCATCAATAGTTAATTCACGCCATTTACCCAGAGGCAAATCGGTATCTAATTCGATGTGCGCAATGGATTCGCGGTGCAGTCCAACCACTTCATTACCGACCGCTTCAAGCATGCGTTTGACCTGATGGTAGCGCCCTTCACTAATGCTCAAATGGATCAGATTACTCTCCAGCGTGTGTACCATTGCAGGTCGGGTAATCTTCGTTTCACCCTCTAGCATAATACCCTGCTCAAGCTTATGAATCGCTTGCTCAGTGATTGGTTCTGCCAGCGTGACACGGTAGCGTTTGAAGTGCTCATGCTTAGGCGAGGTCAACTTATGTGACCATTGGCCATCATCAGTCACCAGAATCAATCCCGTGGTATCACGATCCAAACGGCCAGCCACATGCAATTGATCACGACGTGGCACGATCAGGTAATCAAACACCGTCAGCGAGTTTTTATCGCGATTGGCACTCACACAGTCCAGCGGCTTATTTAGCATGTAATAGCGGGGCTTAGGCTCGCTAATCACGGTGCCAAGATAAGTGACGTGGTTTGCTTCAGAGACGTGCGTGGAGGATTTGGTGATCGGCTCACCATCCACGAGGACATCGCCGTCGCGGATGGCGCGAACCGCCTGTGAACGCGTCAAATTAGACGCGTTACTAAGTAGTTTATCTAAGCGCATCAGTTAGTCTGATTAATCCGAGTAAGGATTGCGCATGATCATTGTGTGATCACGGTCAGGACCTGTTGAGATGATATCAACTGGAGTTTCCAGAAGCTCTGCCATACGAGCCAGATAAGCACGTGCATTTTCTGGCAGGTCTTCATAAGTAGTCACACCAAAGGTGTTGCACTGCCAGCCTGGAAGCGTCTCGTAGATCGGCTTACAACGTGCAAATGCTGAACTACCGGCTGGTGGCACATCAACAATCTCGCCATCCAACTCATAAGCCGTACAGATGCTGATTGTTTCCAACTC harbors:
- a CDS encoding Arm DNA-binding domain-containing protein, translated to MAKYTTKKLSDPDLKAAKPRDKRYSLADGGGLHFFIMPGGAKSWRYHYRFAGKSKTLTIGNYPAIGLKLARELFGVARNDLSNGTDPAIKKQVEKTHLKITPSKMLLSPG
- a CDS encoding pseudouridine synthase; protein product: MRLDKLLSNASNLTRSQAVRAIRDGDVLVDGEPITKSSTHVSEANHVTYLGTVISEPKPRYYMLNKPLDCVSANRDKNSLTVFDYLIVPRRDQLHVAGRLDRDTTGLILVTDDGQWSHKLTSPKHEHFKRYRVTLAEPITEQAIHKLEQGIMLEGETKITRPAMVHTLESNLIHLSISEGRYHQVKRMLEAVGNEVVGLHRESIAHIELDTDLPLGKWRELTIDEIDLSNS